A window of Candidatus Hydrogenedentota bacterium contains these coding sequences:
- a CDS encoding RNA polymerase sigma factor, with the protein MSSIALSWTHAIFTGGAGLLREPNPVKLSAMHSAESCSPGSVSIDADRADVAACKGGDESALRRIIERNQNHVASIMWRFTRDRNLHAELVHDVFVQAYLSLHTYRAEAPFAHWLSRVALRVGYRYWRKARRDTDLERRVSEEWRRTPDSNDTSPGEAAELIHRTLALLPPRDRLVLTLRYLEDKTVEETADLLGWTRSMVKVQVWRARAKLQRIMSELEAES; encoded by the coding sequence ATGAGTTCCATCGCCCTGAGTTGGACCCACGCGATATTCACCGGCGGCGCGGGGTTGCTTCGCGAGCCGAATCCAGTCAAGCTGTCTGCCATGCATTCCGCGGAATCCTGTTCTCCTGGCAGCGTATCGATTGACGCCGACCGCGCCGACGTGGCCGCGTGTAAGGGTGGCGACGAATCGGCCCTACGGCGAATAATCGAACGCAACCAGAATCACGTGGCCTCGATTATGTGGCGGTTCACTCGCGACCGGAATCTCCACGCGGAACTCGTCCACGACGTATTCGTTCAAGCGTATCTGAGCCTGCACACCTACCGCGCGGAGGCTCCCTTCGCGCATTGGTTGTCTCGCGTCGCGTTGCGCGTCGGGTACCGATATTGGAGAAAAGCGCGCCGCGACACCGATCTGGAGCGCCGTGTCTCGGAGGAGTGGCGGCGAACGCCGGACTCCAACGATACGTCCCCCGGTGAGGCTGCGGAACTTATCCATCGCACGTTGGCCTTGCTTCCACCCCGCGACCGGCTGGTACTTACGCTGCGCTATCTGGAAGATAAGACCGTGGAGGAAACGGCCGACTTGCTAGGATGGACACGATCCATGGTGAAGGTACAAGTCTGGCGGGCTCGCGCGAAATTGCAGCGCATCATGTCCGAATTGGAGGCTGAGTCGTAG
- a CDS encoding PTS sugar transporter subunit IIA, producing MSVFGLVIEPSAVCIYPDQISKHEALDSVVDAIASSGVVSDLDEFRRAVHERESVMSTGIGSGVAIPHVRIDAIRRATVGVGISHSGIDFNTLDNNPVNIIVLFAMPSGSQKEYLTLLAQVMTAMKQEGFRQQLATCKTPEEVVALLNTDKSH from the coding sequence ATGAGCGTTTTTGGACTGGTAATCGAACCTTCAGCCGTCTGCATCTACCCGGATCAGATCTCCAAGCACGAAGCCTTGGACTCCGTGGTGGATGCGATCGCTTCCTCTGGCGTCGTTTCCGACCTGGATGAATTCCGCCGCGCGGTTCACGAACGCGAATCCGTTATGAGCACGGGCATCGGCTCCGGTGTGGCCATCCCCCACGTACGAATCGACGCGATTCGCCGGGCCACAGTCGGTGTGGGCATTTCTCACAGCGGCATCGACTTCAATACCCTCGACAATAACCCGGTGAATATCATTGTTTTGTTCGCAATGCCGTCGGGTTCCCAAAAGGAATACCTTACCCTGCTCGCTCAAGTGATGACCGCCATGAAGCAGGAAGGTTTCCGTCAGCAGCTTGCAACCTGCAAAACCCCGGAAGAAGTGGTTGCCCTGCTCAATACCGATAAGAGCCACTAG
- a CDS encoding glutamine amidotransferase, producing MSRIIDLLGTLDLKYIRFTFPLGLAFLILVPWTIGLGSKLRSLSATRKWTAITIRVIVLLCMIFALAGAELVKINDKLAVFFLLDRSYSIPEATRLAAEQTVKTMTQANMTSKDEAGIVAFGENPSIELSMGPTLELDTVQSYVGGEQTDIAAAIRLAMAAFPQGCMRRIVIMSDGNETYGSLLEEAKLAQAAGVGVDVLPIVLGQQPEVRMREVASPNRVNADEPFKLRVVVEADQDSQATLRLYQRGREGRQLMQTAPVTLQKGDNAFLLPLELSNSGFYEYEAVVESESDTTYANNEGRSFTVVYGEPNVLYVDADWEHSQRLLPALQSEGVRVTQAKLGDLPTSLAQFQNYDSVVLADVSATDLSTDQLNALEAMVRDLGIGLVMIGGPNSFGAGGYHQTPVERALPVNMDLTQRKVLPQGALVCVLHTCEFQDGNAWARAIALSALDVLSSQDLMGALAYDWERGEAWLFNLQPVGDKSAMRSALNTTTIGDMPSVDPTLEMAYEALANCSASVKRVIVISDGDPAAPQASLLNKIKDAKISVSTICINPHRQSDQDMLRWVAYQTGGNYYYVTDPRKLPQIFTKEAAVVKRGLVVEKPFVPKVTYDSEIVRGIDPNSFPSLLGYVATTPKDSAIVSMISQDSDPVLAQWRYGLGKSVAFTSDVTTRWAPDWLKWEGFNQFWSQATRWSLRETSPASFSVDTRVKDGKGHIRIDAVDDQGRFVNFLRPEGVVTGPSPQFTRGALELIQTAPGIYEGTFPLEGSGTYMVNLTYEREDGSRGMMVTGLSMNYSKEYEYNTTNIAMLEQAASVGGGRILEPTSNPFEHNLTTTPAITPIWPYLLAVAACMFPFDVFVRRVVIDFTIVFRWLLAFLRILPGVKRLLPKPKPKRAPLTGVYGAGTKAATTLSYSRVGGDLPRSLQDMPAPPPGQPSALEDMPAEDTEKQAPRSEYTQQLLAAKERALDKRMRRGKQDSDR from the coding sequence ATGAGCCGAATCATCGACCTCCTCGGCACGCTCGACTTGAAGTACATTCGCTTTACGTTTCCGCTCGGATTGGCCTTTTTGATCCTGGTTCCTTGGACTATCGGGCTAGGCTCGAAGCTTCGTTCCTTGTCCGCAACCCGCAAGTGGACGGCAATCACAATACGCGTCATTGTCTTGCTCTGCATGATATTTGCGCTTGCCGGAGCGGAACTGGTCAAGATAAACGACAAATTGGCCGTGTTCTTCCTGCTTGACCGTTCATACAGTATTCCGGAGGCCACACGTCTCGCCGCGGAACAGACTGTGAAAACGATGACTCAGGCCAACATGACTTCGAAGGACGAAGCGGGAATCGTGGCCTTCGGCGAGAACCCGAGTATCGAGCTGAGCATGGGTCCCACGCTGGAACTCGACACGGTGCAGTCATACGTCGGCGGCGAGCAGACGGATATCGCCGCCGCGATTCGGCTCGCGATGGCGGCATTTCCGCAGGGATGCATGCGCCGCATTGTGATCATGAGCGATGGCAACGAAACGTATGGTTCACTGCTTGAGGAAGCGAAGCTGGCACAGGCGGCGGGCGTGGGAGTCGACGTGCTTCCCATCGTGCTTGGTCAGCAACCGGAAGTGCGGATGCGGGAAGTTGCGTCGCCAAACCGCGTCAACGCGGATGAACCGTTTAAGCTCCGCGTTGTAGTGGAGGCCGACCAGGATAGTCAGGCCACCTTGCGTTTGTACCAACGAGGCCGTGAAGGGCGTCAGTTGATGCAGACGGCTCCGGTCACCCTGCAGAAAGGAGACAATGCCTTTCTGTTGCCGCTCGAACTGAGCAATTCCGGTTTCTACGAATATGAAGCCGTCGTGGAATCGGAGTCGGACACCACGTATGCGAATAACGAGGGCCGTTCGTTCACGGTTGTCTACGGCGAACCCAACGTGCTGTACGTGGACGCGGATTGGGAGCACAGCCAGCGTTTGCTGCCGGCGCTTCAGTCAGAAGGCGTTCGTGTCACCCAGGCCAAACTGGGAGATCTGCCAACTTCCCTCGCGCAATTCCAGAACTATGACTCGGTTGTATTGGCCGACGTAAGCGCGACGGACCTAAGCACCGATCAGCTCAATGCGCTCGAAGCCATGGTTCGCGACTTGGGGATTGGACTCGTCATGATAGGCGGTCCGAACTCGTTTGGCGCAGGCGGATACCACCAAACGCCTGTGGAGCGAGCGCTCCCAGTAAACATGGATCTCACGCAGCGCAAGGTGTTACCGCAGGGAGCGCTGGTCTGCGTACTGCACACGTGCGAATTTCAGGATGGCAATGCATGGGCGCGAGCCATCGCGCTCTCGGCGCTGGACGTATTGTCGTCGCAAGATCTGATGGGTGCGCTCGCCTACGATTGGGAAAGAGGAGAAGCGTGGCTGTTCAATCTTCAACCAGTCGGCGACAAGTCCGCGATGCGCTCCGCATTGAATACGACGACCATTGGAGATATGCCCAGCGTCGATCCGACTCTCGAAATGGCCTACGAAGCGCTGGCCAACTGCTCGGCATCCGTCAAACGCGTCATTGTCATTTCAGACGGCGATCCCGCCGCGCCTCAAGCCAGCCTTCTGAACAAGATCAAAGATGCGAAAATCTCCGTGAGCACAATTTGCATCAACCCACACAGGCAATCCGACCAAGACATGCTGCGCTGGGTGGCGTATCAGACGGGCGGCAACTACTACTATGTGACCGACCCACGCAAGTTGCCGCAGATCTTCACCAAGGAGGCGGCGGTCGTAAAGCGCGGCCTCGTGGTGGAAAAACCGTTTGTACCCAAAGTTACGTATGACTCCGAGATTGTACGCGGGATAGATCCGAATTCCTTTCCGTCTCTACTCGGGTACGTGGCAACCACGCCCAAGGACAGCGCCATTGTGTCGATGATTTCACAGGACAGCGATCCTGTTCTGGCGCAATGGCGTTATGGCCTGGGCAAGTCCGTTGCTTTTACTTCCGATGTCACGACCCGCTGGGCGCCCGATTGGCTCAAGTGGGAAGGCTTCAACCAATTCTGGTCGCAGGCGACGCGCTGGTCGTTGCGCGAGACCAGCCCCGCAAGCTTCTCCGTGGATACGCGTGTGAAAGACGGCAAAGGGCACATCCGGATTGACGCCGTGGACGACCAGGGACGGTTTGTGAACTTCTTGCGGCCCGAAGGCGTGGTGACAGGCCCATCGCCACAATTCACGCGAGGCGCATTGGAGCTAATCCAGACCGCTCCGGGGATCTATGAAGGGACCTTTCCACTCGAAGGTTCCGGTACCTACATGGTCAACTTAACGTATGAACGTGAGGACGGTTCCAGGGGCATGATGGTGACGGGCCTGTCGATGAACTACTCGAAGGAGTACGAATACAACACAACCAACATCGCAATGTTGGAACAGGCTGCCTCTGTAGGAGGCGGGCGCATTCTGGAGCCCACCTCCAATCCTTTCGAGCACAATCTCACGACGACCCCCGCCATAACGCCCATTTGGCCCTATCTGCTTGCGGTGGCGGCGTGCATGTTCCCCTTTGACGTGTTTGTGCGGCGTGTCGTAATCGACTTCACCATCGTGTTCCGTTGGCTGCTGGCGTTCCTGCGCATCTTGCCCGGCGTGAAGCGTCTACTGCCGAAACCGAAGCCAAAGCGCGCGCCACTCACTGGAGTGTATGGAGCTGGGACCAAGGCTGCCACGACACTCTCGTACAGCCGTGTTGGGGGAGACTTGCCGAGAAGCTTGCAGGACATGCCTGCCCCTCCGCCAGGGCAGCCGTCTGCACTTGAAGACATGCCTGCAGAAGACACCGAAAAACAAGCACCGCGGAGCGAATACACCCAGCAGCTTCTCGCGGCAAAGGAACGCGCGCTTGATAAACGTATGCGACGCGGCAAGCAAGATAGCGACCGATAA
- a CDS encoding AAA family ATPase encodes MDVHKEAEEFRQDFQKLHDEIAKVIVGGESVIDGVLTCLFAGGHCLLEGVPGLGKTLLIRTLSEALSLQFSRIQFTPDLMPADIIGTNIIAENEEGGGREFRFRPGPIFSNIVLADEINRATPKTQSALLEAMQEHTVSVARQIHKLEEPFFVMATQNPIEMEGTYTLPEAQLDRFFFKLLVEYPSQEHLTTILERTTQRDIPHGERVMDAVRIKQWQEFVRDVVSAPQVTDYAVRLVMATQPRSPFSTELVNKYVRFGSSPRGAQALQLSGKVNALRSGRYNVSFDDIRASALPALRHRIILNFEAEADAVTADAIVEDLLARVETSAKVA; translated from the coding sequence ATGGATGTGCATAAGGAAGCGGAAGAATTCCGTCAGGACTTCCAGAAACTGCACGACGAGATTGCCAAGGTAATCGTCGGCGGAGAATCCGTCATTGACGGGGTACTCACGTGCCTGTTCGCCGGCGGGCATTGTCTTCTGGAGGGTGTGCCTGGACTCGGCAAGACACTTCTCATTCGAACGCTGAGCGAAGCACTGAGCCTCCAGTTCTCGCGTATACAGTTCACTCCCGACTTGATGCCCGCCGACATTATCGGGACCAACATCATCGCGGAGAACGAGGAAGGCGGCGGACGTGAGTTTCGATTCCGGCCAGGCCCCATCTTTTCGAACATCGTCCTGGCAGACGAAATCAACCGCGCGACGCCAAAAACACAGTCGGCTTTGCTTGAAGCCATGCAGGAACACACGGTCTCGGTAGCTCGCCAAATTCACAAGCTGGAAGAACCCTTCTTTGTGATGGCGACACAAAACCCAATCGAAATGGAAGGCACGTACACACTTCCGGAGGCCCAGCTTGACCGGTTCTTCTTCAAGCTGCTTGTCGAATATCCGTCTCAGGAACATCTCACGACCATTCTTGAGCGCACAACGCAGAGAGACATTCCTCACGGCGAACGCGTGATGGATGCTGTTCGCATCAAGCAGTGGCAGGAATTTGTCAGGGACGTCGTGTCTGCACCGCAGGTGACCGACTACGCAGTTCGACTTGTCATGGCCACGCAGCCGCGCAGTCCGTTCAGCACGGAGTTGGTTAACAAGTATGTGCGCTTCGGTTCGAGTCCGCGAGGAGCGCAAGCATTGCAGTTGAGCGGCAAAGTCAACGCGCTGCGATCGGGACGCTACAACGTCAGCTTCGATGATATCCGGGCGTCTGCGTTGCCCGCGCTGCGCCACAGGATCATTCTCAACTTCGAGGCAGAGGCCGATGCAGTCACGGCGGACGCTATTGTCGAAGATTTGCTGGCGAGAGTGGAGACAAGCGCCAAGGTGGCGTAA
- a CDS encoding DUF58 domain-containing protein, translating into MSENVTAETLLDAEFLRKLERLAISARKVQLGLAKGERKSKRKGSSVEFADYRDYVQGDDLRHVDWNIYGRLNALYLKLFQESEDLTVHLLIDASRSMAYGTPSKIGFATRLAAAIGYVGLIGYDRVSAEAFSQSGTSRLIPCRGKAKARLLLSFLASITPEGATHLAQSTHTYVLRNRAKGVAVLFSDLMDPDGFEPCLRKLQQSGSDCYVVHVLSPDEIDPPIVGDLRLVDSETGEFIEISSSPMLLKRYKDNLTGFCEAVRKFCLARGIGYIFAPSDTSFERLTLEVMRRGGLFR; encoded by the coding sequence GTGTCTGAGAATGTGACAGCCGAAACGCTCCTTGATGCCGAGTTTCTGCGAAAGCTTGAGCGCCTTGCCATTTCCGCGCGCAAGGTTCAGTTGGGCTTGGCTAAAGGCGAGCGCAAGAGCAAGCGCAAAGGAAGCAGCGTTGAATTCGCGGACTATCGCGACTACGTGCAGGGCGACGATCTGCGCCACGTCGACTGGAACATCTATGGGCGTTTGAACGCGCTCTACCTCAAGCTCTTTCAGGAAAGCGAGGACCTGACCGTACATCTACTCATCGATGCCAGCCGCTCCATGGCCTACGGCACGCCTTCGAAGATTGGTTTCGCTACACGACTTGCCGCCGCTATTGGCTATGTGGGACTCATTGGTTACGACCGCGTAAGCGCCGAGGCCTTTTCACAATCGGGCACGTCGCGGCTAATCCCGTGCCGCGGCAAGGCCAAAGCCAGACTGTTGCTGTCGTTTCTCGCTTCGATCACCCCCGAAGGGGCAACACACCTTGCGCAATCGACCCACACATACGTCCTGCGCAATCGGGCCAAAGGTGTGGCCGTGTTGTTTTCCGATCTCATGGATCCCGACGGTTTTGAGCCGTGCTTGCGCAAGCTCCAACAATCGGGGTCGGACTGCTATGTCGTCCACGTCTTATCGCCCGATGAAATCGACCCGCCCATCGTAGGGGATTTGCGCCTCGTCGACAGCGAAACCGGCGAATTCATCGAGATATCGTCGAGCCCGATGCTTCTCAAACGATACAAGGACAATTTGACCGGATTCTGCGAGGCCGTTCGCAAATTCTGCCTGGCCCGTGGTATTGGATACATTTTTGCGCCGAGCGACACCTCCTTTGAACGACTCACGCTTGAAGTCATGCGCAGAGGAGGTCTGTTCCGATGA
- a CDS encoding VWA domain-containing protein, which yields MNAMWTNFVTSVDKALNAAFLAPPFLWLLSLIPIIILLYFLKLRRTPVVISSTLLWMKSLQDITANAPFQRLRRNLLLLLQILVLLLAVLALARPFVKAEGSAGRNLCLLVDRSASMKTNENGRPRMDLAKQEALRIVDEMQRGDKVMLVSFADKADVLCELTDDRPRLRAAIEDIQPTDTQTKVRDAYFVAYSLQLTTRDLHSVIISDGDISDLDEIVPRNFGPVRQVSEQSTEARARFYDLSFVKVGSSVKNAGIVVFSLREPSEGTTGDRQVLVLVHNADTEPLSTTVTLSFEDTTLAVEEVSVEPGQDAELVFRLPEIGEGILKAELDHQDDFPTDNVAWLSLHPAAKIRTLVVAEPTATGTYFLQRVLTPDPRVELSTIAPASYSNSDDYDLTIFYGFAPEQLPAGTLLFINTLPKLEGLGSESAIEGPPILSLDAEHPLLRFNVNPSNVSIRSAMKVVLPDWARPVVSTTSGALIGDISRGAQHMAFIGFDIAESDWPLNLSFPLFFQNVLAWTTRAALSADVSIPAGKPLTLVGEPDVANATITLPDASKEQVALDPMRPVYFSNTNQIGIYTVAYGERKERFAVNLLDKVESSIGPSDKLAIGQGEFEAERGRIRQNRELWRYLLAGALCVIALEWWLFSRRAWM from the coding sequence ATGAACGCCATGTGGACAAACTTCGTAACAAGCGTAGACAAGGCGTTGAATGCGGCCTTCCTCGCACCGCCTTTCCTATGGCTGTTGAGCCTGATACCGATTATTATTCTTCTGTACTTCCTGAAGCTCCGTCGCACACCGGTGGTGATATCGAGCACCCTGCTTTGGATGAAAAGCCTGCAGGACATCACGGCCAACGCTCCATTTCAGAGGTTACGTCGCAATCTACTCCTTTTGCTTCAAATACTCGTGCTGCTTCTGGCAGTACTTGCATTGGCGCGCCCGTTCGTTAAAGCCGAAGGGAGCGCGGGACGCAACCTGTGCCTTCTCGTGGATCGATCGGCAAGCATGAAGACAAACGAGAATGGACGGCCTCGAATGGATCTCGCCAAACAGGAAGCCCTTCGCATCGTGGACGAGATGCAGCGGGGCGACAAGGTGATGCTGGTGTCCTTCGCTGACAAGGCGGATGTCTTGTGCGAATTGACCGATGATCGACCTCGATTGCGTGCCGCCATCGAAGACATTCAGCCCACCGACACGCAAACGAAAGTGCGCGACGCTTACTTCGTCGCTTATTCGCTTCAGCTTACAACGCGCGACCTCCACTCGGTAATCATCAGCGATGGAGACATCTCGGACCTTGACGAGATTGTTCCCCGCAACTTTGGTCCTGTTCGTCAAGTGTCCGAGCAGTCCACGGAGGCCAGGGCGCGTTTCTACGATCTGAGTTTCGTGAAAGTAGGCTCAAGCGTAAAGAATGCCGGAATCGTTGTGTTCAGTCTCCGGGAGCCATCCGAAGGGACCACGGGGGACCGCCAAGTCCTGGTTCTGGTGCACAACGCAGACACCGAGCCGTTATCGACCACGGTAACATTGTCCTTTGAGGACACGACTCTGGCGGTTGAGGAAGTGTCCGTTGAACCTGGACAAGACGCGGAGTTGGTCTTTCGGTTGCCGGAGATTGGGGAAGGCATCTTGAAAGCAGAACTGGACCACCAGGACGATTTTCCCACCGACAACGTAGCCTGGCTATCATTGCATCCCGCTGCGAAGATACGCACACTCGTCGTTGCTGAACCAACCGCTACGGGTACCTATTTCCTTCAGAGGGTTCTCACTCCCGATCCGCGAGTCGAGTTGAGTACGATCGCGCCCGCTTCGTACTCGAACTCAGACGACTATGACCTAACCATCTTCTACGGTTTCGCTCCTGAGCAACTGCCCGCCGGTACGCTGCTATTCATAAACACGCTGCCCAAACTGGAAGGCTTAGGCTCCGAATCGGCGATCGAGGGTCCCCCAATCTTGTCGTTGGATGCCGAGCATCCGCTCTTGCGCTTCAATGTCAACCCGTCAAATGTGTCGATACGAAGCGCGATGAAAGTCGTGCTCCCCGACTGGGCCCGGCCTGTAGTCTCGACGACCAGCGGGGCACTCATTGGCGACATCTCGCGCGGCGCCCAGCATATGGCATTCATTGGGTTTGATATCGCCGAATCGGATTGGCCGCTCAATCTTTCGTTTCCTCTCTTCTTCCAGAACGTGCTCGCGTGGACGACACGCGCTGCTCTGAGCGCGGATGTCTCGATCCCGGCGGGAAAACCGCTGACGCTGGTTGGGGAACCGGACGTCGCCAACGCAACGATAACGCTACCGGATGCATCGAAAGAGCAAGTAGCACTCGACCCGATGCGTCCGGTCTATTTCAGCAACACCAATCAGATTGGCATTTACACCGTTGCATATGGAGAGCGCAAAGAGCGGTTCGCAGTCAATCTTCTCGATAAGGTCGAGTCTTCAATAGGGCCGTCCGATAAGCTGGCAATTGGCCAGGGTGAATTCGAAGCAGAACGTGGACGGATACGCCAGAATCGCGAGCTGTGGCGGTATTTGCTGGCTGGGGCATTGTGTGTAATCGCCTTGGAATGGTGGTTATTCAGCAGGAGGGCGTGGATGTGA
- a CDS encoding ABC transporter ATP-binding protein, with amino-acid sequence MVETVGLTKRYNDFTALSDFNLEIEEGDLFGFIGPNGAGKTTTIRILSTLLEPTSGLAKIDGIDVTQKPYEIKKILGYMPDSFGVYDGMRLREYLDFFGAAYKIPSKKRKVIIDDVLELTDLTGKADDFVSAFSRGMKQRCCLAKTLLHDPKVLLLDEPASGLDPRARIEMRELLKTLQRMGKTVLISSHILSELGDMCNKIGIIEHGKLLAAGEFRAILNGMKQEREVRIDVLDGATTTMRILEETPGIFNIEQSGNEFHMNSNLDRAELAGLNTRLIQAGIPVLTFAQEEGSLEDVFLQITKGGL; translated from the coding sequence ATAGTTGAGACGGTCGGCCTAACCAAACGTTACAACGACTTTACGGCCCTCAGCGATTTCAATCTCGAAATCGAAGAAGGCGACCTATTTGGGTTTATCGGTCCCAACGGCGCAGGAAAAACCACGACTATTCGTATTCTGTCCACGCTTCTTGAACCGACATCCGGGCTCGCGAAAATCGACGGCATTGATGTCACTCAGAAGCCGTACGAGATTAAGAAGATTCTTGGTTACATGCCCGACTCCTTCGGCGTCTACGATGGGATGCGGCTTCGCGAGTATCTCGATTTTTTTGGGGCCGCGTACAAGATTCCCAGCAAGAAGCGAAAGGTCATCATCGACGACGTGCTTGAGTTAACGGACCTCACCGGCAAGGCCGACGACTTTGTCAGCGCGTTCTCGCGCGGAATGAAGCAGCGATGCTGTCTTGCCAAAACCCTGCTTCACGATCCCAAGGTCCTTCTCCTGGATGAACCGGCCAGCGGACTGGACCCGCGCGCCCGCATCGAGATGCGTGAACTCCTCAAGACGCTCCAGCGCATGGGAAAGACCGTTTTGATTTCTTCGCATATCCTCTCGGAACTCGGAGACATGTGCAATAAGATTGGCATCATCGAGCACGGCAAACTTCTCGCGGCCGGAGAATTTCGCGCGATTCTCAATGGGATGAAGCAAGAACGCGAGGTACGAATCGACGTACTTGATGGCGCGACAACGACCATGCGAATCCTCGAGGAAACACCGGGGATCTTCAATATCGAACAATCCGGAAACGAGTTCCATATGAACTCCAACCTAGACCGCGCCGAATTGGCAGGACTCAACACCAGATTGATTCAGGCTGGCATCCCCGTGCTTACCTTCGCCCAGGAGGAAGGTTCGCTGGAGGATGTGTTCTTGCAGATCACAAAAGGGGGCCTGTGA
- a CDS encoding ABC transporter permease — translation MFVFPTIAILRREFAANLRRTRTFYFVLLLLSLAVLVTTTYWPSERLTIRMAASTSEQIVTLITLLLFYGCALVVPALGAASITVEREQDTFDMLYLSLIRPKSILLGKLLNTCGVYLVVVLAALPVFASALFAVGLDTRQLLYAFVILIMLALYCGTIGILMSTLFTRGIVALVASYILVAILMGGPRFLIAAIFSLLNIGFYSGRLAGGFGPAGSYSLFTFYSPAGTTFSLLNGTLTASAFVAAISVQLGFVYLGLSIASRRLRRQSSPKLVRNEVIIDDAEILEARRKQFPYYLIDPSRRRATIEDGRNPMMVREIRWGLFARGSTLIRVFYVTATVFGFIFIAITMFADPSDYAGTFAWAISLELLTLVSFAPVIMANSFTKERELGNIDMLRMTLLQPSDIVRGKAVAGVFVLLPVIAAIAIAAIPMILVDFSFSGMVLAFYATMPICALMAVSLGLLVSLQSQRTNSAIAGGIILNAIFFLGIGLLYFLYLAFSQSQSRQALYPMDLMPYISLVGGYYVAFASSRGPLTGWILSQVQFLVLALVLLKLAERIFHARHMRDV, via the coding sequence ATGTTCGTGTTTCCCACAATCGCGATACTACGGCGCGAGTTCGCCGCCAACCTGCGCCGTACACGGACTTTCTATTTTGTCCTGCTGTTGCTGTCTCTGGCAGTCTTGGTGACTACAACGTACTGGCCAAGCGAGCGGCTTACCATCCGCATGGCCGCATCCACCTCCGAACAGATCGTCACGCTGATCACACTCTTGCTCTTCTACGGATGCGCACTGGTGGTGCCAGCACTGGGAGCAGCCAGCATAACCGTAGAGCGCGAGCAGGATACGTTCGACATGCTGTACCTCTCTCTGATCCGCCCGAAATCTATCCTGCTGGGGAAACTGCTGAATACATGCGGCGTCTATCTGGTTGTCGTGCTTGCTGCCTTACCGGTCTTTGCCAGCGCACTCTTCGCGGTCGGTCTGGACACGCGCCAGCTACTGTATGCCTTCGTGATTCTCATTATGCTGGCCCTTTATTGCGGGACCATCGGCATACTGATGTCGACCCTTTTCACTCGCGGCATAGTCGCGCTTGTCGCTTCATATATCCTCGTTGCTATTCTCATGGGCGGTCCGCGCTTTCTTATCGCAGCCATCTTCAGCCTTCTCAATATTGGCTTCTACAGCGGCAGACTAGCGGGCGGGTTTGGACCGGCAGGTTCGTACTCCCTCTTCACGTTCTACTCGCCTGCGGGTACGACGTTTTCCCTGCTCAACGGCACATTGACTGCGTCCGCATTTGTCGCCGCAATTTCCGTTCAGCTCGGATTCGTTTACCTCGGCTTGAGCATTGCATCCCGAAGGCTGCGGCGGCAGTCTTCGCCCAAGTTGGTGCGTAACGAGGTCATCATCGATGATGCCGAAATACTCGAAGCGCGCCGGAAGCAATTCCCCTACTACTTGATCGATCCTTCGCGGCGGCGGGCGACGATTGAGGATGGGCGGAATCCGATGATGGTGCGTGAAATACGTTGGGGACTCTTTGCGCGCGGGTCAACACTTATACGCGTCTTCTACGTTACAGCCACGGTGTTTGGCTTCATCTTCATCGCCATCACCATGTTCGCAGACCCCTCCGATTATGCGGGAACGTTTGCGTGGGCGATTAGCCTCGAACTGCTGACTTTAGTGAGTTTCGCGCCGGTCATCATGGCGAATTCCTTCACGAAAGAGCGAGAACTCGGGAATATCGACATGCTCCGAATGACCTTGCTGCAACCCAGCGATATTGTGCGAGGTAAAGCGGTGGCCGGCGTGTTCGTCCTGTTGCCAGTCATCGCGGCCATTGCTATCGCAGCGATTCCGATGATACTCGTGGATTTCAGCTTTTCGGGGATGGTGCTTGCTTTCTATGCGACCATGCCCATTTGCGCATTGATGGCCGTGAGCCTTGGACTTCTTGTTTCGCTTCAGTCCCAGCGCACGAACAGCGCCATTGCCGGCGGAATTATTCTGAACGCCATATTCTTCCTTGGCATAGGCCTCCTGTACTTCCTTTACCTTGCGTTTTCTCAGAGTCAGTCACGTCAAGCTCTCTACCCAATGGACTTGATGCCTTACATCTCTCTTGTCGGGGGATACTACGTCGCATTTGCCTCGTCGAGAGGTCCACTCACAGGCTGGATACTCAGTCAGGTTCAGTTTCTTGTCTTGGCGCTGGTTCTGTTGAAGCTGGCGGAGCGAATCTTCCACGCGCGTCACATGAGAGATGTCTAG